From the genome of Elusimicrobiaceae bacterium:
ATCGCCAAACTCAAAGTTCAGCAGGAGGCGGCCGAGAAGCGGCTGCCGCGCAGCAAGGACATTCCCGGCCTGATCAAGTCGGTGGTGGAGGATTCGCGCCGGCACAAGGTGTTTTTAAGCGTTATCGCTCCGGGCCCGAGCGTGAACAAGGCTTATTATACCGAAACCAATTACGAGTTGCGCGGCTCCGCCGCTTACCGGGATCTCGGGCATTTCCTGAACGCGATTTCCGGGTCCATGAGAATTTTCAACGTCAAGAATCTTTCTGTAAACA
Proteins encoded in this window:
- the pilO gene encoding type 4a pilus biogenesis protein PilO — encoded protein: MAEPQTQAKKAESELIKTVVAVILFTGVCGFLYFRYVWKPFSVRIEAAETKISQVDSDIALAHGTAKRLDKITEEIAKLKVQQEAAEKRLPRSKDIPGLIKSVVEDSRRHKVFLSVIAPGPSVNKAYYTETNYELRGSAAYRDLGHFLNAISGSMRIFNVKNLSVN